The Hordeum vulgare subsp. vulgare chromosome 4H, MorexV3_pseudomolecules_assembly, whole genome shotgun sequence genomic interval TAGCATGAAAGTCCGAGTTGGAGGAATGATATTGGGCTTGAGAAGTGAGCAAGGAACCTGACATAACATTCCTATGGTTCCTCTGTCCCGGTCTTGCACCACTCTCATGTCCATCAATCAATTTCATAGATagttactatggttgtttcttcCTCCATTCACTAAAGCAAATGGAGCCTTTCCCTCCTCGAGTCAGCAAGCCAACTCGAGCGTTTTACCCTCGTGTCACTAGCGCAACACGAGCCATTCAAAAAAAGTATTGGAACTGAAGAGAAATCAATCTCTATACAAACTCTttatgttcttgatattgattgagtTACGAGAATGAAGAAGCGTAGCACACCTTTTCTCTCAATTCAAGTTTCCATTCAAACTGACTCATTGACATGAGAGATTGGATGCGATGCGCCAGTCACTCATACTACAGCGGACAAAGGTCACCGGCAAACGACCGTTCCACAATGGAACCTGGCACTACTGTTTGCCCTAAGGGCCAACCCACCTTTTCAGAGAAACAGACACATGACATCACTATATTATGCATTTTCGAGATAAGAAAGTGGAGAATGCACACTTCCCTTTTTTTTACATTTTAAACTCATGTTCATGGTCTGTTTTATTCCCAATTGTTGCCTGtgtgaaaagaaagaagagaaattgGGCCATGTTTCCCGAGAGAGACTGCCTTCTCTCAGGCCAGCAGTCTTATACTTATAGTCGACTGCTCTATGACGATCTGACCTCTTTCCTCGGCTCTGCTTGCTCGTCTACGCTCCGACCAATTCAGTCAAAATCAAAAAAACGATGTTTCCTTGAAAAAGTCTAAGAAATAGTAGTAGTAGTCAAAAAGTGCACTTTTTCCATATATTTCGATTTATAGGGATCCCTATATTTATCTCTATCCATAGAGATACCTATCTATATATAGAGAGATTTTTCTCCAAATTGATCTAGACTATCCTCTATCCAGATAGATATGTCCATATGAGCGACTAGGCCGATCTTTTTTTATATGTTTTGGCCACGTCCGTTTCCGCTCCGAAGAGGAAGGTTTGGATCTTTCAATCTTATGTCGTGAGGGATGTGACCTATGTTAGGTCCATAAGATACCACAACTTTTAGTGTTCTATGATTCACCTCCGAATAATGAGTAGGTAGTTCGATCCTTTTGATTCTTATCTTCctagtaaacggggatccggagcAATAGGTCAAATTACTATATAAAGAAGACTTGTAAACAAAAGGACTTATTATTCGAGTAGGAAGATTTCGGTTTTTCTCCTTCCCTCTTTTCAATAAGAAGAAGTATTTGAAATGAAACAAATTCCTCTTCATTCTGTTGTGCTCAGCGAAGGAACTGCCTAAGCATACTTTTGCGGATCCAAACTTCTTTGTTCTTTCAAAGTATTCTTCTTGCATATAAGAAAGCAACACTTGCAAAAACAAGGATTTGAGTAGTAAGCGGCATCCCCTCTAAGTTGTGAGTAAGCGGAACCATTCTGTTTTTGTTCTTCTCTAGATTCTGGCCAGTAGGAATTTGCCTCTTCTTTTTCCAACTGATATGGCCGGTAGGAATTTGCCTCTTCTTTTTCCAACTGATATGGCCGGTAGGAATTTGCCTATGATTTTTCCAACTGATATGTCGATATAGAAAGATCTCCTTATTTCAAAACCGCGGGTTCTCGCGTCATTTTCTTTAAAATATATTAGATCACCGTGGGAAACTTCCAAATGAGTAATGGTTACCAGTCCATTATTCAAACAAACCCTTCGATGAGTTATCGGCTGCCTTGCTTGAGGAAGAGTGTCACTAAAATGGAGACGAACCGGAATCACGTCCGATCTTGTTTCTTGATGGAGTAAAAAAGGGATATATGAAGTTCGTTCTCTTCCTCTGTGCATCTCCCTTATGGGTAAATCCCCATAATAAAGAGACAACTTTTGTGTAGTTTGTGATTTGATGTTAGTGTTTAGATTTTCTCTCCGAGAAAGATTTATTTTAATGGATCTCCTCTTGTTCCTCAATCTTCGGAGAATACGGCGTTGGATTAGAGAAAGTTCTCTGTTCCGAACATTTCCTGGAAGTAGACGACACGTTTTAAATCTTAATGCTGGCATGGCATATTTCGTTGAATCAGTCTTTTTCGCCACATCGCGTATAAAGGGAATCGAACCCAACTCTTCCACGAACCACCCACGAATGGTCCTCCCTTAATTCAATGAACTATGAGAAttccttttttagtttttttcttttcagttctCATAAGTCCTTGATATACTAGCAGAAACTCAATACTTGACCGACTGCGTCACAGTGCTCAGGTAAAGTGGCAGTGGTTGAAAGCGAGCGGAAACGTCAGTGTTTTCTGTGCGTTACGATAGTAGTGGTGAAAGAAAATCCAATTCAAATATCTCAACGTAAAAGGAAAATCGTTTCACTTTGAAAGGAAAGCTAGCTATATGAGATCGAAATCACTCTATCTACGATATTCATTGCACCATGATTTCAGGCCTACGCATCTTCTTTAAGGTATTTTTTATTGGTTGAAGGCTCGCCATCACTGAACATACGAACAATCAACCTTTCGTCATTACTCCTTCGTATCTCTCTTTTCCGTTCGCCGGAAGGGAAGAAAAGCTGATCCTTGTACTTTGTAACAGTAACAGCTCTGTTCGGAGCCTTGAAACCTCACTCAGTGCAGTGATTTGGTACATCCTAAAGAGGGTTTCACACTTGTCAACCCAGATGCGAACATCCGTGCCATCAAATCAAGGAAAAGAAATCTTTGGCATCCACGCCCTTCAGCATTAGAttcatgaaattcctcaaacACAGGAGTGGGTGGGGGTGCCCTGCGGCTCTCTCCTAGTTGTAGGAAGCTGTGGTGCTGGTTGACGCGGTGGTGCACCGATGATACCGCTTGGATCTTGCGGCAGAATCTTCAGAAGCTCCAAAGACTGTTGAAAACAAAGGGAGTGGACAGACAAAGAAGAGAAAGGAACAAGAACCCAGTCGTCGAACCAGTATAAAGCCCTAAGTGATCTGCTCTACAATAGTATATTAACTCATGTTCGGAGTATGAACAGGAAAACCCGATACCTACTACCTTAGAAGAAAGAATtccagaagaaatgaagaagagctGTTCGACAGCGATCCTTACCTATCAATTCATGAAATTGGAGTTTGATGTTGTGTTGTAAACGAAATCTTCAGAGAAATGGAAGACAGGCAGAGTATAGATTAGTTCATCTCTCCACTCAATGAATTCCGCATTCATATCCAATCTCATTTCATTAGCAAAAGATACCGCTACTCTCATATCTCCCTTCCCTCCCCGAGGAAAGGTTAGCTATTCGCTACGCTCTAAATTGCTCTATTGACTTCGGATAGACGTGATCGAAACCAATATGCTTGGTTAGTTCATGCTTGACTGGATCATTGGCAATCTGAATAGCGGCAGTACTGTCGCAAAGAATAGATGTGGGTGCATCACACGAAACTCCAAAATCAGCCAGGAGCCATCGAAGCCATACGATCTCTGCTGTGACGTGACAGTGGCAATGGCACGAAGCTCAGCTTCAGCACTAGAACGAGAAATGTTTGTTTCTTGGAAAAacatgcaatgagagaagtgccaagaaagagacaataaccgGTGATAGAGCGACGATCAACAGGATCACTCGCCCAAGTTGAGTCAGAATAAGCATGAAGTTGAAGTTGATTAGAGCTTTCACATAGTGCAATCTGCAAGATGATGTGCCTCCCAAGTACCGAAGAACACGAAGTAAGTGATCATAATGAACTGAAGTAGGAGCACTGACAAACTGACTGACAATGTGGACTGCATGAGCAATGTCAGGCCGGGTCACAGTGAGGTACACAAGGCTGCCTACAAGATGACGATAGCGAGTGGTATCCCTCAAGAGGAGTACCATCACTAAGGCGCAATTGGAGATGGAGCTCCATGGGTGTAGCGGCAGTGTGTGTATTAGTAAGACCTGAGCGTGAGATCAAATCCTGAGTATAGCGATGCTGAGAGAGATAGTAACCATCATTAGTTTGATCAACCTCAATTCCCAGAAAATAACTGAGAGAAAATCAATCTGACATCTTGAATTGCTCACTCAACTTTTTCTTAACAAAAGCAATGTACTTCTGATCATTGATGTCTACTGCATGTGGGGCCTTCATATAAGATCCAAAGAAGGTAGTTCGGATCCGTTTGTGAAAGAGTAGAATAAGAAAGATAGTGAATCTTGTTTGAACCATTAATGAAAAATAGAGGTTGGTACAATAGTTAGGAAGTAAAATGGGCTTTTTATTGGGGATAGAGGGACTTGACTTGAACCCTCACGATTTAGAAAGTCGACGGATTTTCCTCTTACTAGAAATTTCATTGTGGTCGGTAACGTTGGTGAATTAAcagaaacggaaagagagggattcgaacccttgGTAAAAAAAAGCCTACATAGTAGTTCCAATGCTACGCTTTGAACCACTCGGCCATCTCTCCTACGTAATCTTATTATTGACCATAAACTGAGTGAATAGCGAGTTTTCGTATCACTAAAGTACAGGTACAACCGATCACAGGTTCCATAGGGAGTTTGACTTCCTTTCCAATTTCATATTTCTCAACAACAACTTCTCTCATCCCCATGGATCTATTAAAAATTCTGGAATCGTCCCATGTTTCTATTTC includes:
- the LOC123446238 gene encoding ribosomal protein S4, mitochondrial-like; this translates as MPALRFKTCRLLPGNVRNRELSLIQRRILRRLRNKRRSIKINLSRRENLNTNIKSQTTQKLSLYYGDLPIREMHRGRERTSYIPFLLHQETRSDVIPVRLHFSDTLPQARQPITHRRVCLNNGLVTITHLEVSHGDLIYFKENDARTRGFEIRRSFYIDISVGKIIGKFLPAISVGKRRGKFLPAISVGKRRGKFLLARI